In Symphalangus syndactylus isolate Jambi chromosome 9, NHGRI_mSymSyn1-v2.1_pri, whole genome shotgun sequence, the genomic stretch CACATGTGATTTAAGAAAGTCTTATAAGACTGCACATTGTAACAAAATTATAAGGCAAGTATCTGTAATGTAATAACGCTTTCTTTTCAAAGATTTTCCTGCTGTCCATGAAACCAGAAGGTAGACACCCAGATCTTCTGTAAGATTAGAATTTACTCCAGtactttctccctcctccccagcccttcAGACAGCAGCTTCTCTGTTCCCAGCTCACTTCCTTGAAGGTGTGGTTTCTGCTTCTCATTCATAAGCGAAGAGACTGAACCTGAGGGTTCAGTGTTGAGACACTTGGCCCAGGAAAGGACAGAGCCATACTTGTTTTACCATCTGCTCTCTTCTGTGAGGCTGGATTCAGGGCCAAAGGGCTCTAGAGCCACCCATGTTGACACTGTGGGCCCTGTGGACACAGTACCTGAATAGCAGTTACCCTCTTCAGAAACAAAGCAGGCACCAGCAGAGAGGGCGGGCTGTGGTGCAGGTTCCGGACTCAGAACTATGTAGAAATAAGTTCACCTTTGTTTACCTGTACAGTGGGGCTGATGGTTCTCACAGGATGTTGGTGTCTCATAGGGGTATGCACACAGGATGCCTGGCATTTAGTAAGAGCCTGTTCAGAGGTGCTGTTGGTAGCAGCAGCAGCTTGGTCATCCCCAGGAGGCCTCTGCATTTGGGAGTGGGCAGGGCTTAGTAATACCGGGGGTCTTTTTACCCATATGTCAAAGGCTTTCCTGCAAACCTTTGTGCCCGGGGTGCTCCTCCCTTTGCAGGCAGTTGAGGGTCTGGCGTGCTTGGGTGCCACGTCCCTAGAGGGTAAAGGTGGTGGTTCACTGCCTAACGCTCTGCAGGGACTCCTGCTTATTGCAGCAGTTGCATTCCTAAGAAATTTTCACATTGCCAGAAACTGCAAGGTTGGTTTGATAGAGAACAGTTTAGGGGTTGGAGCTTCTCTGACTCAAAAGCAAATTATTTTCCTGGAGAAAagccagtgttttttgttttctttatttttgttttgttgtttgtgacagagtctcactctgtcacccaggctggagtgcagtggcacaatctcagctcactgcagcctccaccttccaggttcaagtgatcttcccacctcagcctcccgagtagctgggactacaggcatgtgccaccacacctggctaatttttgtaattttagtaggcacagggtttcaccacgttgactaggctagtctcgaactcctgacctcaggtgatctgcccggccCAAGTTTTTAATACCTAAAACTTTTAATGTCATTGCAACTAAAAGTCATGAATGATAACAGAACTGATCTTAGCAAGCCTAAGGGCCACCTTCTCTGCCATCAGGTGACATCCATCAGGCTCAACTTTTTCTCTGACCTCTTCTATTGACTTGACAGCTTTACTTGCAGCTGAAGTCTGCATGCCCACTACCCAGAGCTGTAGCCAGGACCATGTAAAAGAGTGTGGTCTCTCTTTAATCAACTATGTTAGGTCAAAGCTTCATTGGGGAAACTTCGAGAATTTCTGTTGCCACTCACAGTTCTTGCTTGCAAGCAATTGCAAATGACCTCAGCCACCTTGAGCAGAAATGTGCTATTTATTGTAGCCTAGAGGATCAGGCTCAGAGGTGTGCCCTTGGATCTGGCCTGTGCCTGAGGGGCGCTCTGGCTCTGCAGGTGCTTGGCAGCCATGTCAAATTCAGTGCCTGCCCTGCCCATGGTAGGCACTGGCCCAGAAGGCTGCCACAGAAACCGTGACTCATGGGCCCTGTTCCTGTGTCCCAGGCTCAGGGATAAATTTGGTTACAGACACCAAACGTCTAGGCCTCGAGGCTGAGCAAGGCTGTGAGGAGCAACCAGGCACTGGGGCCCTGTTACAACAGAGTGGGGAACTGATACTGTCTTCTCTGAAGAGTTGTAGTAAATGCTCATGAAACGAGGTTCAGAGAGGTGGCCTCCAGCCCACACACAGGACTGACAGTGCCACATTATTTCTCCTGTGTCCTTTCCCTGCCTAGATAACCTCGGTCTGGCATGCTACCCTCTCGAGGCTGCTGGGAAGCTTGTATGCTCTGGGCGTCCCCAAGGCCTCCAAGGAGCTGCAGTCGGTGGAGCAGGAGGTCCGCTGGCGCATGCGGAAGCTCAAGTACAAGCACCTGGCCCTCATGGCAGAGTCCTGTGCCACCCTCTCACAGGAGCAGCACTCGCAGGAGCTGCTGGCTGAGCTGCTCATGTGCCTGGAAAGGCGCTGGACAGAAATTGAAGATTCCCACACATTAGTGACCATCATGATGAAGGTGGGACACCTCTCGGAGCCACTAATGAACCGCCTGGAAGACAAGGTACTGGGCCTGAAAGCAGGTGGCACCCAGCCTGCCTCCCCTGGGCTTTGGGCTTGTTCTTTGGGTGACAGTTGTCTGCAGAGGGGTACGTTGTGTGCACTGGGATCAGAGCCCCGGGAGCTTCTGTCTGGAGCCTCAGGCATCACATGGGGCAGGACCAGAGGGCTCGGAGCTGCAACAGGTTGTTGCCCTGTGGCTGCATTCATCAAGCACCACTTGCTCCTCCCAACACAGGCGCTTCCCTGATTGCACCTTTATCTTTCCCCCAAACCCCATCACCGTACCATCTTGAGAGGGGGGCATGGCAGGCAACTCCTGAAGTAACACAGGTACTGCCCAGGCCTGGCTTCTGGCTAGAACTCTCCTGGAGATGTACTAACCCCTATCGGCAGTAGCCCTGCAGTCAAGTCAAATTCAGTGCCCGTTCCTGTCATAGCGGGGGCTGGCCCAGATGGCTGCCACAGCAAGCTCCACAGCTCATGGGCCCTGGGTCGCCTACCCTGGGACCTGGGGATAAGTTTGGCTGTGGACAGTGCTCCAGGTCCAGGAGTTCCCTGGGGTGGACGAGGAGGCAGGCCCTGCACAGGGGTCCTGTGTTTAGTCAGCTCAGGCCCAGTTGCTGTCTCACAGGGGCTGCACTGGATGGGACCATGGGACCCCTGCCCCCAGCTCGTCCCTGTCACCCCAGGCCATTGAGCTGACCTCTGCGCGGCTGTGGTTGACAGTGCCTGGAGTTGGTGGAGCACTTTGGCCCCAATGAGCTGCGGAAGGTGCTGGTGACGCTGGCAGCTCAGAGCCGGCGGTCCGTGCCCTTGCTGCGGGCCATCTCCTACCACCTGGTGCAGAAGCCCTTCTCTCTGACGAAAAGCGTGCTCTTGGACGTGGCCTACGCCTATGGTGAGCCCTTTGGACAGAACGGTGGAGAGAGGGGAGCGCTGGCCCTGCAGATGCCTGCAGCCGTGTCAAATTCAGTACCTGTCCTATGCATGGTAGGCACTGGCCCAGAAGGCTGCCACAGAAACACTGTGACTCATGGGCCCTGTTCCTGTGTCCCAGGCTCAGGGATAAATTTGGTTACAGACATCAAGCATCTAGACctcaaggctgaggtggggtggggctggtggGTGATTGCTGACCCTCTCCAGCTAAACCCTGTGATCTGCTCTGTCCCAAAGGCAAACTCAGCTTTCACCAGACCCAGGTGTCCCAGCGCCTGGCCACTGACCTGCTGTCCCTCGCGCCCAGCCTGACTTCTGGTGAGGTGGCCTGCTGTGCCAAGTCCTTCGCCTTACTCAAGTGGCTCAGCCTGCCGCTGTTTGAGGCCTTTGCCCAGGTGAGCCAGGGCCTGGCCCCAACTCAGAAAAGCTGGCTTCCTGGCCATCTGCTGGGAACCATTGCCTTAGTCGGGAAAGCAAAGCCAGTCTGAAAATGCTCACTTGTGGGGGCAAATACATATTTCTTGCATTTTGGCTTATTTTGAAAGGGCTGCTATTCAGTTCTCAAAAAAGTGTTTGAGAACTGTTTCCTCTGTTCTTTCACTGACCATTATAAGTGCTTCCATCTGTTTTGGGGTAGCTGTAGCAGGTAGCAGCATGGCTGGTGAGACTGAGAATCCACTCAGAACTGTCTACTGAATCACTGATCCTCCTCACAAAGTGGAACTGTACAGAAAGATGACACCTGCAGTTAGGTTTATGTGTGGCCGGTCTAAACTGGTTGGAGAATATTTCTAAATCCCTTATCAGAAAGAAGCAGCTTCTAGGTGTCCCCAGCCTCTGTGGGTAGTTGCTGCCAGGCGAAGGAGTGTCTGGGCCTGTGTAAGTCCTTCTCTGTGCCCGGCACAGCTCATGGGCCCTGGATGGAGGGTCCTGCCATTGCCCCTGGCCATGCAGGCTCTCCTCAGACTCAGAGCCAGGCAGGAGGACAGTGTGCTGGGCAGAGAGCTTATTCTGTCCCTCTGCTATTTCTGACCCACCCAGCACGTCCTGAACAGAGCGCAGGACATCGCCCTGCCCCACCTGTGCAGCATACTTCTGGCTTTTGCGCGTCTAAACTTCCGTCCAGACCAAGAGGATCAGTTCTTCAGCCTGGTATGGCCTCTGGGCTCCCACTGCTCAACCTTTATCCTCCCTGCAGCTAATGGCTCATGAACCGTCCTCCCAAGATCAGCTCAGGCTAGGTGGAGGGGGAGGGGCCACCATGTGTGGCATGGGAGGGCAGGGGGAGCTGGTTGGAGCCAGGCGTCCTAGGGATCACTGAGAACAAACATGAAATCCTGCTGTCTGGTTGACTGCCCTGCCAGGCAGCTCTGGGGGGGTCCTGCCTCTGGTGCTCCTTTTGATGCCCTGTTGATGCTCAGAAGCTCCAGTGGGCCTTCATGCTATGTGTGCCAGCTCAGGGTGGGAGGGGGAGCCTTCTTTATGAAGACCTTAGGACAGCCACGGAGGCCAGCAGGCCAGATGTGACCCCAGGCTCCCTGGGATTCCATCAGGGGTTTGTCTGGCACAGTCCTGAGAACAATTAGCCAGGGGCTGAGGAGTGCTGCTTCACCTCTTGGATGCTCTCATCTCTCAGAGGACCAGAGATTCCTCCTCCCTTGTCTCAGGTGCTCACTTGGAGACATTATGGGAGAAGGGATCTTGTTCCCTGCCAGTAGGTTGGTTGTAGTAAACCTAATCAAATGCCAGCATTCATCAGCACTCTTCTGCTGTTCAGAGTGGTCTTGGGGCATGAGGAAGATTCCTGGTACCTTCAAGCCCAGGATTGCTCCAGGCCTCACCGAGGGCCAGGGTTCTGCCTCTTGTTCCCCAGTAGCCTTCTCTGGCCTCATCCCAACCAGGCCAAGACCACATCATGGACTGTGTCTCACCCATGGCTATTTGCAGCCCCTAAGGAGAGCCTGCTTTCTCCACCACACCCTATCCTTGCCCAGGTACATGAGAAGCTGGGGTCAGAGCTGCCAGGCCTGGAGCCAGCCCTGCAGGTGGACCTGGTGTGGGCCCTGTGTGTGCTGCAGCAGGCACAGGAAGCAGAGCTGCAAGCCGTCCTCCACCCTGAATTTCACATCCAATTTCTAGGTGAGTCCCCTGCCCATAGTACTACTGGAACTGGGGAACTGCCTGGTTTTGTCTGCCTAGTGCCAGGTGAGAATTCGGGGCAGATGGAGGCCagggctctccctccccctcGCTCTCCATCCCATCCCTGTGGGTGGCCAGCAGACCGTAACTCTGCTGCCTCCTGATCCAGAGAACTGGGCTGGGACTGGGTGTAGGGGTGCCACTGCCCTCTCATCCAGGGTCTCCCCATCTCTGGCCATAGGCCcacctccctcttctttctccttgtcCCCTAGGGCGCAAGTCTCAGAAGGATCAGAACACCTTCCAGAAGCTGCTCCACATCAACGCCACTGCCCTGCTGGAGCACCCCGAGTACTCAGGTCCccttctgcctgcctcggctgtGGCCCCTAGGCCCTCAGCCCTTGACAGGAAGGTGACCCCCCTGCAAAAGGAGCTGCAGGAGACACTAAAGGGGCTGCTGGGGAGCGCCGACAGGGGCAGCCTCGAGGTGGCCACGCAGTATGGCTGGGTGCTGGGTGAGGGCTCCCCCTGgttggcacagggcctggcattgCCTGAGTCTAACAGGACTCTTCTAACCCACCCCGTCTGCAGCAACAACTGACCTAGGGAGCTGCAGGGTGTCAGCCTGGGCTCCCCACAATCCCATCTTTGTTCATCCTTCCTGTGGGGGGATTTCTGAGGGGTGTCCCCCAACATGTTCTCATCCCACACCCCTTCCCCAGATGCTGAGGTGCTGCTGGACAGTGACGGCGAGTTTCTGCCCGTAAGGGACTTTGTGGCACCTCACCTTGCCCAGACAACTGGGAGCCAGTCACCACCTCCAGGGTCTAAGAGGTAGGTGGCCAGGGACCTGTTGGTTATGGGGGCACCATGGCTGTTGGACtgcatattctttattttctgtctttccccTCCAAGGGGCTGGGAGAGTGGAAGCATGTCAGCCACCCCTTCTTTCTTCCAGGCTAGCTTTCCTGCGGTGGGAGTTCCCCAACTTCAACAGCCGAAGCAAGGACTTGCTGGGTCGCTTTGTTCTGGCCCGGCGACACATACTGGCTGCAGGGTTCCTGATAGTGGACGTGAGTACCTCTTGGGCAGGTGGTCACTGCACAGGGAGAATCCCCAACCCACGCTAGAGGAGATCAGGTGGAACTGAGCCAGCAGGTATAGACACATGCCCTGCCCGTGGCCCCGGGCCTCTCCCAGGAGCCCAGGGAGGGAGTTTACTGTGGATCCTAGCTGCTCCAGCCTCCCCTCTAACCTTCCCAGCATCTCACCCCGTGGGTGAACCCAAAAAGGCAACCAAGCCTGCTCATTCAGCTTCAGAGGTGGGCAGGGTAGGGCCCATTCACAGATGAGCAGCTCgaagcccaggaggctgcacaGCTGTTGGGGCTCTGAGTGCAGCTGCTCTGCCCCCTTGGTCAGAGCCTGTTGTCAGGAAAAGTAGGACCAGTGGAACTGGCAGGAGCAGAAAGATGCAGGTCCTGGGCCTGACTCTGGTTTCATGCCTGGGAGACCTTGGTTAAGATCAGAGGGAGTCACCTTCCCTGGGAACGACCAGTGAATGAACATGTGGCTTCATGAGCCACACAAGGGTTCTGTTTGCTTCTTTGGGTTATCGTGAGTTTTTTAACTGTTTAAAGAAGCCCTTCTTGGGCCTCCAAGTAGTTTGCAGACCCCTCAAGCACTGACAGTGCTAGCACTTCTCCCTGCCCGCACTGCCTGCAGTTCATGGGCTCTGCCTTGAAGACTTGGAGGCCAAGGGGCAGGTGTGCAGAGCTGTTGGTCACCAGAGGTGTTGGGTGAGGGGTCTGTGAGGAGGACAGCAGGCAAGCAGGCAGAGCCACTGGCTGGAAGGGATCTCCTTGCCCATGTGACCTGTCTCCCCTGCCTCCTTCTAGGTCCCATTCTATGAGTGGCTGGAACTCAAGTCTGAATGGCAGAAAGGCGCCTACCTCAAGGACAAG encodes the following:
- the TBRG4 gene encoding FAST kinase domain-containing protein 4 isoform X3, yielding MAAHLVKRCTCLLREAARQAPAMAPVGRLRLARVAHKTLTSSATSPISHFPGSLMEPVEKERAFTSYVENQVEYLIKKATRPEELLELLGGSHHLDSNQAAMILIRLSHLLSEKPEDKALLIQDAHFQQLLCLLNSQITSVWHATLSRLLGSLYALGVPKASKELQSVEQEVRWRMRKLKYKHLALMAESCATLSQEQHSQELLAELLMCLERRWTEIEDSHTLVTIMMKVGHLSEPLMNRLEDKHVLNRAQDIALPHLCSILLAFARLNFRPDQEDQFFSLVHEKLGSELPGLEPALQVDLVWALCVLQQAQEAELQAVLHPEFHIQFLGRKSQKDQNTFQKLLHINATALLEHPEYSGPLLPASAVAPRPSALDRKVTPLQKELQETLKGLLGSADRGSLEVATQYGWVLDAEVLLDSDGEFLPVRDFVAPHLAQTTGSQSPPPGSKRLAFLRWEFPNFNSRSKDLLGRFVLARRHILAAGFLIVDVPFYEWLELKSEWQKGAYLKDKMRKAVAEELAK
- the TBRG4 gene encoding FAST kinase domain-containing protein 4 isoform X2 encodes the protein MAAHLVKRCTCLLREAARQAPAMAPVGRLRLARVAHKTLTSSATSPISHFPGSLMEPVEKERAFTSYVENQVEYLIKKATRPEELLELLGGSHHLDSNQAAMILIRLSHLLSEKPEDKALLIQDAHFQQLLCLLNSQITSVWHATLSRLLGSLYALGVPKASKELQSVEQEVRWRMRKLKYKHLALMAESCATLSQEQHSQELLAELLMCLERRWTEIEDSHTLVTIMMKVGHLSEPLMNRLEDKCLELVEHFGPNELRKVLVTLAAQSRRSVPLLRAISYHLVQKPFSLTKSVLLDVAYAYGKLSFHQTQVSQRLATDLLSLAPSLTSGEVACCAKSFALLKWLSLPLFEAFAQHVLNRAQDIALPHLCSILLAFARLNFRPDQEDQFFSLVHEKLGSELPGLEPALQVDLVWALCVLQQAQEAELQAVLHPEFHIQFLGRKSQKDQNTFQKLLHINATALLEHPEYSGPLLPASAVAPRPSALDRKVTPLQKELQETLKGLLGSADRGSLEVATQYGWVLDAEVLLDSDGEFLPVRDFVAPHLAQTTGSQSPPPGSKRLAFLRWEFPNFNSRSKDLLGRFVLARRHILAAGFLIVDVPFYEWLELKSEWQKGAYLKDKMRKAVAEELAK
- the TBRG4 gene encoding FAST kinase domain-containing protein 4 isoform X1, with translation MEVSGGARGLGLDIMAAHLVKRCTCLLREAARQAPAMAPVGRLRLARVAHKTLTSSATSPISHFPGSLMEPVEKERAFTSYVENQVEYLIKKATRPEELLELLGGSHHLDSNQAAMILIRLSHLLSEKPEDKALLIQDAHFQQLLCLLNSQITSVWHATLSRLLGSLYALGVPKASKELQSVEQEVRWRMRKLKYKHLALMAESCATLSQEQHSQELLAELLMCLERRWTEIEDSHTLVTIMMKVGHLSEPLMNRLEDKCLELVEHFGPNELRKVLVTLAAQSRRSVPLLRAISYHLVQKPFSLTKSVLLDVAYAYGKLSFHQTQVSQRLATDLLSLAPSLTSGEVACCAKSFALLKWLSLPLFEAFAQHVLNRAQDIALPHLCSILLAFARLNFRPDQEDQFFSLVHEKLGSELPGLEPALQVDLVWALCVLQQAQEAELQAVLHPEFHIQFLGRKSQKDQNTFQKLLHINATALLEHPEYSGPLLPASAVAPRPSALDRKVTPLQKELQETLKGLLGSADRGSLEVATQYGWVLDAEVLLDSDGEFLPVRDFVAPHLAQTTGSQSPPPGSKRLAFLRWEFPNFNSRSKDLLGRFVLARRHILAAGFLIVDVPFYEWLELKSEWQKGAYLKDKMRKAVAEELAK